A genomic window from Streptomyces sp. NBC_00234 includes:
- a CDS encoding STAS domain-containing protein, with the protein MTVSFGTAFQYTGSSVLVSAAGDLDAAAEPLLAGTLASVPSAATVVILDMHGVTFMDSAGLLLFLDLHRRAECRGLRVLVVGWQAQPQQVMEAVAVLPGGHGYPPERAALMGFRRMVEERAERQRHLALRATAPPDGLVPPLRQGKT; encoded by the coding sequence GTGACGGTCTCTTTCGGAACAGCGTTTCAGTACACCGGCAGTTCGGTTCTGGTCAGTGCCGCGGGCGACCTGGACGCCGCCGCCGAGCCACTTCTCGCCGGCACCCTCGCCAGCGTGCCGTCAGCGGCCACGGTGGTCATCCTTGACATGCACGGGGTGACCTTCATGGACTCGGCCGGTCTGCTGCTCTTCCTCGATCTGCACCGGCGGGCGGAGTGCCGGGGCCTCCGGGTCCTCGTGGTCGGCTGGCAGGCCCAGCCGCAGCAGGTGATGGAGGCCGTCGCCGTTCTGCCGGGCGGTCACGGCTATCCCCCGGAACGTGCCGCACTCATGGGGTTCCGGCGCATGGTCGAGGAGCGGGCCGAACGGCAGCGGCACCTCGCCCTGCGGGCCACGGCGCCACCCGACGGCCTCGTACCGCCCCTGCGGCAGGGCAAGACCTGA
- a CDS encoding hemerythrin domain-containing protein, whose amino-acid sequence MIHGSTVIGEIQADHRETERLFARLEARPVQDLQCRVLADELTALLVRTAVAEETHLYPVVRERLRNGRELAAQEIAAQTRIEMILKEMEDLESEDPRFTERLSDLKAEVLAHIRDEELRLFPELSHTCSAQELQLMGQHVRHTMETAPTRPHPSLPTSPPAIKIVAPGVGMVDRLRDTLSGRPH is encoded by the coding sequence ATGATTCACGGCAGCACCGTGATCGGGGAGATTCAGGCCGATCACCGTGAGACCGAAAGGCTCTTCGCCCGCCTCGAAGCCCGGCCCGTGCAGGACCTGCAGTGCCGCGTGCTGGCGGACGAGCTGACAGCGCTGCTGGTACGGACGGCTGTTGCCGAGGAGACGCATCTCTATCCAGTGGTACGTGAACGCCTCAGGAACGGGCGTGAGCTCGCCGCCCAGGAGATCGCCGCCCAGACCCGGATCGAGATGATCCTCAAGGAGATGGAAGACCTGGAGTCCGAGGATCCGCGCTTCACGGAGCGGCTTTCCGATCTGAAGGCCGAGGTCCTGGCCCACATCCGCGACGAGGAGCTGCGGCTGTTCCCCGAGCTGTCCCACACCTGCTCGGCGCAGGAGCTGCAACTGATGGGGCAGCACGTGCGCCACACCATGGAGACGGCGCCGACCCGTCCGCATCCTTCGCTGCCCACCTCGCCGCCCGCGATCAAGATCGTGGCGCCGGGCGTCGGCATGGTCGACCGGCTCCGCGACACGCTGAGCGGACGCCCGCACTGA
- a CDS encoding DUF2267 domain-containing protein, with protein sequence MSWSAFLDAVRERGSYPSSYEAERAARTVLALLGAHLVGEERSELAARLPDTFALILLNPLQAAEPLSPERFVRATSAWIDGANEQTAMWDVGAVLSVAADAAGEDLTRRLLLQLPPGYDLLFGRPGPLELPAEQ encoded by the coding sequence ATCAGCTGGTCGGCGTTCCTGGACGCCGTCCGGGAGCGCGGCAGCTACCCCTCGTCGTACGAGGCGGAACGGGCGGCGCGCACCGTACTCGCCCTGCTGGGGGCACATCTGGTCGGCGAAGAACGTTCCGAACTGGCGGCGAGGCTGCCCGACACCTTCGCCCTCATCCTGCTCAACCCCCTGCAGGCAGCCGAACCGCTCTCACCGGAAAGATTCGTCCGGGCCACGTCGGCGTGGATCGACGGAGCGAACGAGCAGACGGCCATGTGGGACGTCGGGGCGGTGCTGAGCGTCGCGGCCGATGCCGCGGGCGAGGATCTCACCCGTCGTCTGCTGCTTCAGCTGCCCCCTGGCTACGATCTGCTCTTCGGACGCCCCGGGCCCCTGGAACTGCCCGCCGAGCAGTGA
- a CDS encoding S1 family peptidase, with translation MNLKRLSPLGGVANGARLIAVATALLAAAALAAPASSAATAEDSRATTAQLAVASDAVRGADVAGTAWYTDQATGKIVLTADSTVSAAEIAKIKKAAGERATSLEIKRTDGTFNKLIAGGQAIYAGGGRCSLGFNVRSGTTYYALTAGHCTNIGSTWYTNSASTTLLGTRTGSSFPTNDYGIIRHSSASAADGRVYLYNGSYRDITAAGNAYVGQSVQRSGSTTGLRSGTVTGLNATVNYGSGDIVYGLIQTNVCAEPGDSGGSMFSGSTALGLTSGGSGNCTSGGTTFFQPVTEALSAYGVSIF, from the coding sequence GTGAATCTCAAGCGTCTGTCCCCCCTCGGCGGCGTCGCGAACGGCGCACGGCTGATCGCCGTGGCCACCGCGCTCCTGGCTGCCGCAGCGCTTGCCGCACCCGCCTCGTCCGCGGCCACCGCCGAGGACAGCCGGGCCACCACCGCCCAGCTCGCCGTCGCCAGTGACGCCGTCCGCGGAGCGGATGTCGCCGGCACCGCGTGGTACACCGACCAGGCAACCGGGAAGATCGTCCTCACCGCCGACTCCACCGTCTCGGCCGCCGAGATCGCCAAGATCAAGAAGGCGGCCGGCGAGCGCGCCACGTCGCTGGAGATCAAGCGCACCGACGGTACGTTCAACAAGCTCATCGCCGGCGGCCAGGCCATCTACGCGGGCGGCGGGCGCTGCTCGCTCGGCTTCAACGTCCGCAGCGGCACCACGTACTACGCCCTGACCGCGGGTCACTGCACCAACATCGGCAGCACCTGGTACACCAACTCGGCCAGCACCACGCTGCTCGGCACCCGTACGGGTTCCAGCTTCCCGACCAACGACTACGGCATCATCCGCCACTCCAGCGCCTCGGCGGCGGACGGCCGTGTCTACCTCTACAACGGCAGCTACCGCGACATCACCGCCGCGGGCAACGCCTACGTGGGCCAGTCGGTCCAGCGCAGCGGAAGCACGACCGGGCTGCGCAGCGGCACGGTCACGGGCCTCAACGCGACCGTCAACTACGGCAGCGGCGACATCGTGTACGGCTTGATCCAGACCAACGTCTGCGCCGAGCCGGGTGACAGCGGTGGCTCGATGTTCTCGGGCAGCACCGCTCTCGGCCTGACCTCGGGCGGCAGCGGCAACTGCACCAGCGGTGGCACGACGTTCTTCCAGCCGGTGACCGAAGCCCTCAGCGCGTACGGGGTGAGCATCTTCTAG